The Candidatus Eisenbacteria bacterium genomic interval TAATATTTCGCATCTTTTACTGTAAATGTTCTGTTCAAATCTTCTGCATTGGAGATTTCAATTAGTTGTTTCTGTATGAGATAACCTATGAAACAATTCTTGAGCAATTCATATGTACTTGTCCGAAATAGTGGGAATCCTATATGGGCCAGTAAAGATTTCCATTTAGCTCTATTGCCAGCGATGAAATCAAAAGCATGAGATTCAGTAAATTTTCCTCGTTTGCAATCTTCCCATGTGTAAACATAGGAAAGGTGATTCATGAAGTCGATGGAAAAGCGAGTCGAACAAACCTCTTGTACCCGTCTCCGGAGAAGGAGGTTTTCAATATATTGTTTTAGGGTTAAGAACAACATCGTCACGAAAAGTACAAAAAGAGTCATCTTGATGGTGGCTGGAGAAAAAGGCGAATACTGAGAGATGAAATCTGATGTCTCCTTGACCTTGTTCATCGCAGGCATAAGTGCACCGAGCATGAAGACGAGCCCGAGAGAAGCTAAGCTTCCTGGTGTCGGCTTATACAGCTTTTCGAGATTTCGGCGCTCTTCTTGAAAGCGAGCATCTTCCTTTCTCTTGAGTTCATCTTTCAGTTGCTCGATCTCAAACTCACCGCATTCAATGCGGTGCTTAAGGCGCTCAATCTCCTTATTTGCCTCGTCAAGCTCGTGTTGTGTGAACACGTTGTCATAGATGGGCCTGTATAGCATTAATTCTGCGGGTGTTCTGCGAATTGCCTCATCTTGAATGAATCGGAACAGTTCTGGCATCAGTTCCTGCGCAGCCTTGAAGCGTGCTTCAGCGGTTTTCTTTGACTCCGCGTCAACAAACCTATCTGGATGAATGTGATGACAATATTCCCGGAGCCGCGAATGAAGTTCGATGGGGCTACATTCATCCCGCATGTTTAAGAGATCACGCACCCGTTGGATAATGCTCTTTTGAATGGAATTGTTCATTCTTTCTCTCCCGCCGAACGTCACGGGCGAGCGGCAAGACTTTCCGTCCGCTCCAGCCGGAGATTCGGTAGTTCATTTCTCTTTTGGTTGATCACCCTGTCTTGTCACCACATTGGGTGGAAACTGGGGTTTCTTAGTTGGCTCAGCGGGTTTCGTAGGTTGCTGTGGCACCTTTGGCTGATCTTCAGACATATTTCCTCCCGGGGGTTTCTCTGTTTGAGTGAAATTGACGGTCTCAATCCGTTGCACATCTCGGGGACGTCGCGCCTCGCTCACAGTGAATGGGACCGCGCTCAGAGCCATGAATATGACTCCAAGTACTAGACCTATATTTGCCCTGTACAGGAAGGCAGCTCTGGAGATGTTGTTCTCCATGTTGACGCTTGCGGCTTCCGCATAACTTCGTTCGAGTTCATCTTCAAACTCTTTCTCAGCTTCTGACTCTGACCTGTTCAAAGCACGGTAATACGCCTTGTTGTTTGTGGAATACGCTAGCAGGTCGTTACAGGATGGTAGGACCAAATACTTGTAACGGTGCATGACTCGTACAATGTAGTAGAACGCTGCGATTAGGGCAAGAAAAGCTGCGAGCACACAGACAAGAAAGATGTAGGTCAAGTAGCCTGAAGAGTAGGCGAACAGTTTCACAAACGAAAAAGCTACCCCAGTGAGGCCAGTTAGCACCGCTATGGGTAGCGTAACTGCACCTTCGATCTGTTGTCTGCGGTTGAGCTCAAAGTAATATTGCTCTTTCATCAAATCAACGCTCATGGGATTTCGACCGCTTAGAATCACCGAACGCCAGCAATAACCTGGCGCCGCGCAGCGACGCTCAGGTTATTGTCTTGTCCGCCCTTTTTCTCTCGATGAATCAAGAGACTCGATCATCTTCGTGATCAACCTTGCCGTACAGGCGAGTTGTGCGCATGCCACTTTGGCCGAGAAATCTTGCCAGGTCGCAAGATTTCTGAAAACCCCACCCTGATTCAGCGGAGAGTCTTGAACAAGAGAATAGAAAGTCTTAAGAATTCCCGCGTGTTCGCCGTTGATCACAGGGACTACCACGGGCTGTTTCCTCAGCGCATCAGCCATTCGTGTCGCATACACGTACTGGCGGATGAGTTGGTATGTGTCTTCCCAGTCTTTGAGGCTCTCCAGTTCTACGAACCCTGACACCTTCGCGTAGGATCTCATTCGGCGCATAGCACCGCTTTCCTTGCCGTTAGATCTATTTGTTTGTGCCTTCCAAGGTGATTGGCCGCCGTTGAGGTTTAGTTTGCACTCGACGAAAGCGACCTCGCCCTCGGTCACAAGCACAAGATCGGGCTCAGTCATAGTGCCCCTGAGTTGCCCGTCAACGGTTCTGATGAGGATGCTTAGGAGTTGCTGGATCTCACTATGCTTCTCAACATCACATCCCCAGAACAGGACGGATTCGACAGCTGAAAGACCGAGCACCTCAGATACCACTTGAAGGCCCCTTGGGCCTTCAATCTGGAGGCTGCGGAAGACGTTCCATGTCATGGCGTCTTCACTGTTGGCCACACCGAGGTAAGCCTTGCCTCCATCCTTTCCCGGCTTCCAGAGGCTCTCGCCTGCGAAGTGGTCACGCCATGCCTTCTGGATAAGTACGGGATTGTGCGGGTCGGCGATGAGATTTGTTCGAAAGTCATACTGCGCGAGGTGTTCCGGTATCATTTCTTTGTCTTCTCTCTGGTGAACGGTGGGGCTCACCCTCGGGATGCACAGCGGACTGGCGGGTGGAGCGGCTGGTTATGGCTCGTGACATAGATGCCCAATGCTGACTCACCTCCGCCACCGAAAAGCGGCGAGCCTACGTACTTGTTTCGCACCATCCGGGCCAGTGATTGAAAGCGCCTGTCTCTGGGCATCGAGGAGCCACCTGGACATGGATGGGCGTATGACCTGTTTCCGGCTGGGGCGAGCAGCGACTCCCTGAATGAGAAACGAAAGAAGCGGTGCGGCCTGGCGGTCCAGGGCGAGACGAGATATCAGAGAAGTCAGCCACTGATAATCAAGCAAGAGCGGTTCGCGAAACTTAAACAAGAGACTATCCGCTACGATCCGCGTGAGATCATCCGTGGCTATGGAAGTCAGGGCCCTAGGATTCTGTGTCGTCCTGCGGAAGAAGGCTCGCTTGTGCGTCCTAGCATAGTCCCCTAGGGCGCGACCCCGACTTAAAGGGACGAGCAGGCGACCGACTGCCCGCATTGACTCGGGGCGTCGATCTCTCTCCAGCTGTGTCATCCGACCGATGACATAATCCCACGGCTTGAGGTGACGCCGGGAGCCCCGCGAGCCGCCGGAGGATGAGGGCATGGATGTGCCGACGGGGGAACCAACCAACATGTGCCTGACCGTCCTGCCCAAGGCAAAGATGTCACCCCTAGCATCGACAGATTGCGGATCCTGGGCTTGCTCGGGCGGGAGGTAGTATAGCGTGCCCAGCATGGAGTCCTCACCGCAAGTGAAAGTATGCCAATCCGCGATTCGGCACATCCCAAAGTCTGCGAGCTTGGGATGGCCATTGGTGGCAAAGAGGATGTTGGCAGGCTTGATATCGCGGTGCACTATGCCTGTGTTGTGGGCATATTGCAGGGCCGAACATATGGGCCACAGTATATCCAGTACGGCTTGCTGTCTCATGGGCCCATTCTCAATCATCTTCTCGAGGGATCCGCCCCCGCAGAACTCCATGACATAATACGGATTGTCTGCGTTGACGTTGCAGTCGTATATGGGCACGATGCTCGGGTGGTTCAGCCTGATCATCGCCTGAACTTCGCGAATGAAGCGTTGCTTGTGTCGGTCCAACGACGCCTTGGCTGCAGGAGCTTCCTCGCGAAGTGGCCTGAGAGACTTCAGTACGAGTCTCTGGCCAGACAGCCGATCGAGAACGAGGAACGTGACCGCTACCGAGCCCGATTCAACTTGCCGTATCACCTGATAGTGCTCGTCAATGAGTCTCTCTGCCATCCTGATGTTCCCCCCTAGAGTGCTGCGAGGCGGCTCCGCATGCCCACTGGACCGTGCCGAAGCTCACCAGAGTAGCTGTAACGTCGCAAATCAGCGGCGCGGTTTACCGCGTACGCTGGATCTGTCTGGCTCGGCCGTTCCGTTCTTGTGGATCTTCTGCTTCACATACGTAGGTACCTCTCCTAGCTCCGGTTCCGTGTCGCAATCGAAAATGCACAGCACAAGTTCTTTGAGCCTTTCAGGATCTATGTCTGACTCTTTGCCCCAGTCAAAGGCGTACTTTGACTTCATATAAATTGGAAGGGCTTCATCGGCAGCATCTTCACGGATGATGGCAATGTACTTCCGTTTGTTATCGCCTTGAGCAAGCATGTCGCCTTGAATGACCATTGTCTCCCAGCCCACCCCCCCTTTTCGGAAATCCGCCTTCTCCATGTAGTACTTGTCGCAGACAAGTAGCACCTTCTCCGCCATGATGACCTCATTTGCCATCCATTGTGGAAGGTCAAATCCGGGTTTCAAGTGAAATGCATCAAGACGTGCGTCCACCCCGTGTTCGCGTAACGCTGTGGCCAGCAACTTGACCCAAGATGCGTTGTTCTTGTTGGTTCCAGTGTAACTAATGAATACCCTTGGGTGAGGAATTGGCTTCTCTTCCGACGCGACCTTACGGGCGGCAGAGAGGTTCCGATATGCCTCACGCGTGAAGCAGAACACGTTGAAGATGATGTCCTTTTCTGCGGCAAGAATGGACCGGAGGGCCTCAAAGGAATCCACAGGTGTCATTCCTCCGGCACCCGATCCAAGGAGAGGGATATTGACTATTCTAATCTGATTCGCGGTCGCATAGCGGACAATTTCCCCTGCGATTTGGCTGATTGCCTCCGCTTCAGACGTGATCGTGTTCGCGTTGACCGATGCAGCGTATCCAATCGTACTGGCGAACTCATACCTTGACTCTCGGAAGTGAACCTTTCCATATGGAATGTGGCCGACCATCGTGGGCAGACCGCGTTCGTGAAGGTTCGTGTATACCGAGTGAGTCACCCCCCCACCGCTGTCACACGGAACGATCAGGAGGTCGCATTTTGAGTCAAAGATGCTGCCATGAATGAGATGTATCATCGATTTCCTCTTGCCGAACGTCGCCGTTCACCGGCTCGGCGAAGCCGAGTCCGTGTGCAGCGGCTGGTTCGGCATGATGACTAGCTCATCCCGTGATTAGTCTTCACTCCCAATGTCCATATGTAGCAACAGCACGGCAATATCGCCCTCGAAACTCATCTCGACACTTCGTTCATCAACCGGGAAGTCAATCGCCCGTCCTAGGTTAGCGGTGCGAATCAAGCGAGTGGCGAAGGAGTCGACCTCTGGATTTGCGGTCGCCCCACGCCAACAAGTGAATTCCCCTATGTTGATCTGAGTCCACCCTCGGATGAAATCGTAGAGGTCGCGAGCGAAGTGGAGGTTGCCCAAGAAGGGGATGCCAAGCCCGACGCCTGGCCATGGAACGGGTCCGATTCTACGCATAACATCGCGAAGGATGAAGTAATACTCATCTGGGTCAAGACCCGGAAATGGAACAGGTCCACTCGCGAAGCTTGACTGCAGTCCACCCTGCTGAAGAACACTTGGGAAACTCACGTCTGCCGGCTCCAGCGTCGAGCTCTGTGCCAAGAACTCTGCAAGGAGTGGTGCTGATGCGAAGATCATCTCGCCTGGTTCAGAGAGGAGCCCGAATGCTCCAAGACAACCAGTGGAATTCCGGAACACGACATCATCCATGCCGCGGAATATACCGCGATTGCCGGTGAAAGGCGGGAAGTTCTTGAGCAGGAACAATTGCTCTGCGTCTATGCCCCAATTCTGGTTCTTCGCCTTTTTGTTTTGGATAATACACACACGCTCAACAAGCCGGCGCTTTCCCGCCGTCACAATGGAGATCGCAACCATATCTCCTAGTTCTCTAGTAGTGGGCTTGTCGCGAAAGTTGAACTCGACGTACGAGCGCGGGCCATGGATCTTGTTTGCCGCTATGTGGATCAGTCTGCCATACGACTTCTCGTTAATCGCGGTGACGAGTCTCGTGATGATCGAAACTTCATTCTCAGCGGATGCATATGCTTGGCTGAGGGCATCGTAGGCGGCACGGACAACCCCGTTCTGGAAGTTGACAAAGTCGGTGTCATGGGCCAACTGTGCGGCAATTTCAAAGAACCTACGCATACTCGGTTTCCCTATTCTTCTCATTCTGTCGTGCCGAACGCGCGGGGTCAGCTGCGGCGCGGCTCGCGCCAGACGTTGTTATTGCCTCGGCGCCCCGGCCGCTGGAGCCCGAAGTTAGGCTTCAATCTCATACGTTACCTATGAGGGCCAAGGATAAGAACCAGAACACCATGAACATGATGTAGAGGCCCTTGGTCGCACGAAACATGAGGTTCGATCTAGGTCTCTCCTCCATGGTGTTGTACTGGAGGAGCCTCTCCAGCTCCCGGGCCTTCTCCTGATAGTAACGAATGAGCTGTTCGAGGCGCCGCTCGTAGCCGAAGAAGACGAAGGTAACGCCCAGCCCGATCACTCTGAATGCGATGAGCACGGAGTGCGTGACACCCTTCTCCGGCGAAATAAGTCCGAAGGCCGCTGAAACCGCGGCCGCTGAGACGGCAAAGTAAACAGAGACCATGACAAAGCGAAGAGAACTGTAGTGGCGAAGATAGAGATTCGCTTCCGTGTACTCTTGATCCCGATGAGGTTGGATGGGTGTGTTCTGGAGAGTGCCCGACATGGTTTCTCCCGAGTCTGATGAAGCCCAACTACTGGTCATGCCGTTTCGAGATAAGTACCTTTAGAACGTCTTCTCTTCCGGATAACACTCACGGTTTAGTGGTCTCTATCTATCTCGGCCTTATGCACCTATGCTCAATTGTGAGAACTGCCTCGGTCTTATGCGGGTTCCGTCCATAACCGGGTGTTTTGTCGTAGAATTCAATCCGTGACGGTCCTGCCCGTTGCCTTTTCATTCTCGGTACACTCGCCGGTGAAGACGTGTATTTTGCCTGAGCGCGCAACTGTTGGTTCTGCCGCTGCCGATGGAGCAGTCGCGTTCAACCTTTGAAAGATATCACACAATGTACATCATGTCAATCGTTTAATCAGCCTTCATGTTGGCATGTCACGTACATGGTTTGGTCACTGTTTTCTCGCGTCACAGGCACAAAATAACAAGTTGATTTGTAGAGGCGCCGTAGCTATATTGTCGTTCTGGTAGAGCCACGCTTCCAACGGGACGAGTGCAAGAACTTGAAGAAAATGATGGCTCGGACGCTCAGCGCCTTACCGCTAGGCGGAAGCGTCAATCTTCTTGTCTGAGAACGCAGGTGGGGATCTGTGCGGCGGTCCGGCTGACGCACCAGGATTGGGGTATTACAGGAATTGACTAGTGTGATTGAACGGCGTCAACGGCTGGGGTTTCTGATTCTCACCGTTTTCCTTGCCTTGAACCTGTTATCTATTGGCATGGCTGCAGCGCCGGTCCCTCCAGCGGAGGCCGAACCGCCTGCATCGGTGGCGTCGCGACCACCGGCAGAGTCTCTACGGGGAGCGCCATCCTTCTCATGCACCAGCGCGACTGCAGTGTCACCTGAACCCGCAACGTCCCCAGCATCGCCGTCGTCGCCACCTCCTGAAAAGCCGCTTCGGCTGGTGCCACCCTCACCTCCTGCAACCCCGCCTTCCCCGGAGCTGTCCCCATGGGGAGCGCCGTCCTTCGTGCCATCGCCTCGCATTGCCGGTGAGGCGCAAACGTGCACCCTCGCGGTTGGGGAGGGGCTGTACGCCGTGTGTCGGCAGCGCGGGCTCTCGCACTCGGCTGTTGCCCGCGCCAACCGCATCGCCGATCCCAATATTGTGCAGTTGGGCAAGGTGCTGATCCTCCCCACTCGATACATCTTACCTGCGGTGCGAGACGAAGGGGTGGTCGTCAATATCCCCGAGTACCGCCTTTACCTGTTCCGTGGGGGAGCGCTTCGCGCAGTCTATCCAATCGCAGTCGGCCTGCCGACGTGGCAGACGCCGTTGGGTTCCTTTACCGTGACTTGCAAGGTGAAAAACCCGGCCTGGTACATGCCGCCGGAGTTGGCGGAGCGCGAGCACGTCAAGCGTGAAATCATACCGGCTGGACCGGAGAATCCTCTGGGAGACTTCTGGATCGGGATTTCCTTGAAACACGTCGGAATCCACAGCACGAACTCTCCCATGACGGTGGGGCGCGCGCTGAGTCACGGGTGCATGCGCCTGTACCCCGAGCACCTCGATGTGCTGAGCACGGAGGTCACGGTTGGCGAATCAGGCGAGATTCTCTACTTGCCTGTGAAAGTCGCCCTTGAGGGAGACGATGTGTTGGTGGAGGTTCATCCCGACGTTTATGGTCTTGTGCCTAACCTTGGCAAGGCAGCCCAGGAACGTCTCAAGGCTCTCGGTGTGTGGGAAAGGGTGGACATTGCACTTCTCCGTCGCGCAATCTTCGAGGCCCGAGGCATCCCCGTTGCTGTCAACGTTTCCGCCAACACGCAGTAGCTGATCTGCAGGGCGAGGTTGACAGTTCTGAATCTTCGCCTCTGCATCATCCACTTTCAGCGGACCCCGCCAGTGCGAGATTGGCGCGTCTCATTCCGACTCAAGATGGCGCCGGCTAGCGGCACTCTTCTGTTGTTCGCTTCCTTGCAGACCAGATGCGCGTGTGCTATTATGCTACGCGTGTTTTTGGTCGCCTACGCTAGGTCGCATGGCCGAGGTCAGGTAGTAATAACGGGTGCAGACGCAGGGCAATAACAGAGGACTTTCATGGTTAAAGAGATTCCTCTCGTTCAGACGCACCGCGAGCTTGGGGCACGCCTCGTCGAGTTCGCCGGCTGGCTCATGCCGATACAGTACGCGGGGCTCGTGGAAGAGCACAAGGCCGTAAGGGAGGCCGTCGGCCTTTTCGACGTCTCCCTCATGGGGGAGATATGGTTTCGGGGCCCGAGCGGCGTAGAGGCTGCAGACCGGCTTGTCACAAATGACGTTTCCTCGCTCGAGCCAGGCGCTTCTCTTTACTCGCCGATGTGCAATGAGCGCGGCGGGATCGTCGACGACGTCCTCGTCTACAGGGTGGGGGAAGACGTTCTCTTTGTCGTGAACGCCTCCAACACGGACAAGGATTTCGAGTGGATCCGTTCCCACTGCGATAAAGCCGTGCGGATCGAGAATCTCTCCGCCGAGACCGTTCAATTGGCCTTGCAGGGGCCCAAGACGGAGGAGGTTCTTGCGACGGTGGGGCTCGGCGGACTGGCGTCTGTCGGACACAACAGGCTCACGAACGTGAACTTCCAGGGGAAGGACGTGCTTGTTGCGAGGACAGGCTACACCGGCGAGGATGGATTCGAGTTCTATTACAAGAGAAATGGCGCTGACAGGATTTGGAAGGCGCTCTTCGATGCCGGGAGCCCCCTCGGGTTAAAGCCGATTGGATTGGGCGCGAGAGATACGCTCAGGCTCGAGATGGGATACTGTCTCTACGGGAATGATATTGATGATGCTACCACTCCTCTCGAAGCAGGACTGGGGTGGACGGTCAAGCTTGGCAAGGCGGGCTTCATCGGAAAGGAAGCTCTTGTCGGGGAGAAGGCGAGCGGCCTCAAGAGAAAGCTCGTGGGGATGGAGATGCTGGAGAATGCGATTCCGCGCAAGGGCTGCCCCGTGGCAACCGATCCCGGGGCCAGAGAGATAGGCGTCGTGACGAGCGGGACATTCTCGCCGTCTCTCCACAAGGGACTTGCGATGGGATACGTACCGCCGGAGAAGTCCATCGTTGGAACGGAGCTATCCATTCTTGTGCGCGGAAAGGAATGCAAGGCGCGCGTCACGAAGCTGCCTTTCTACAAGTGTGGCAGTCGGAAATAACAACAGATAAGAGCGAGGAGAGAAATGGTACCGGAGAACCTCAAATACACTGACCAGCATGAGTGGGTGCGCGTTGAAGGTGATACGGCGGTGGTCGGCATCACCGATTACGCGCAAGGCGAGCTCGGAGACATCGTGTACGTGGAGCTTCCGCTAGTGGGTTCATCCACCGCGGTCAAGAAGGCCTTCGGCGTCGTCGAGGCCGTGAAGACGGTCAGCGATCTTTACGCTCCTGTCTCGGGCCAAGTGACGGCCGTCAATGAAGGGCTCGCGACCGATGCTGTGGTAGTGAACAAGAGCCCTTACGACGAGGGCTGGATGATAAAGATCAAGATGTCTAATCCTTCCGACGTTGATTCTCTCTTGAGCCCCGCCGAGTATAAGAAGCTTATAGGGAAGGAATAGACAAATAGGAGCCGAGTACTGGCGGGCAGGCGGGGAAGTACAAATAGTTGGAACGGGCCCGGAATAGGTGACGAACGGGCGAGGATTCGTGATGGCGACTTACGTGGGCCGAAGCGAGAACGAAAGACAGGAGATGTTGCGCACCGTCGGAGTGCGGGCGCTCGAGGATCTCTTGAGCTCTGTGCCTCCTGCTATCAGAGGGAAGGCACGAATTGCCCTTGAGGACGGCCTTTCCGAATTCGACATGGCGGCGTCCATGTCGGAGCTTGCTTCAGAGAACGCTTCTTCGCGCGGCGCGGTCTGTTTTGCGGGCGCGGGCGTGTACGATCATTTTGTCCCGGCCGCGGTCCGGCAGTTGCTTCTGAGAAGTGAATTCTACACGTGCTACACGCCGTATCAGGCCGAGGTGAGCCAGGGCACGCTTCAGGCGATATTCGAGTTTCAGTCGTTGATGTGCAGGCTCACGGGAATGGACGTGTGCAACGCGTCCATGTACGACGCGGCGACTGCTCTGGCCGAAGCCGCCCTCCTCGCAGTCAACGCGACGGAAAAGAGGAGAGTCCTCGTTTCTGCGGGTGTTCACCCGAACTACAGAAAGGTGCTCAGCACTTATTGCGCTGCCGCCAAGATTGAAGTCGAGGAAATCCCTTTGGACGGCGGTACTACTGATGTCACTAAATTGGCGGCGGCCCTGGAAGAGGTCGCACCGAGAGGAGCCGCCCTCGAAGGAGGAGCAGCCCCGAAACAGGGAGCACCCCCAACACACGGAGCGGCTCTGAAAGGTGGAGTCGCCTGCTTCATACATCAGCAGCCAAATTTCTACGGCGTGGTGGAGGACACGAGCCGGTTGGGGGAAGTGCTATCCGGAAATCCTGCCTTGCTTGTGTCCTGCGTGGATCCGCTTTCGCTTTCGGTCCTGGAGCCGCCTGGGAGCTACGGTGCTGACGTGGTCGTGGGGGAGGGGCAGGCGTTAGGGAGCGCGATGAATTTCGGGGGGCCTCTGGTTGGCTTTTTTGCGTCGCGCAGTGAATACGTGAGGCGCCTACCTGGGCGCATCGTGGGAATGACGACCGACAATTCCGGAAGGCGCGGCTTCGTTCTCACACTTCAGACGAGAGAGCAACACATAAGACGTGCCAAGGCGACGTCCAACATCTGTACTAACGAAGCTCTGGTAGCGCTCACCGCCACCATCTACTTGGCTCTGGTGGGCGAGAGAGGACTCAAGGAATTGGCGTCGCAATGCCTGGCAAAGAGTCACTACGCGGCGGAGAAACTAGCGGGCCTTGACGGATTCTCTCTCGCGTTCGAACAGCCGTTCTTCAAAGAGTTTGTTCTGAGGTGCCCGGTTCCGGCGGAGGCTCTGGTCGAGGGGGTTCTCTCGAAGGGTATGCTGGCCGGCGTGCCGCTTTCTCGTTTTTCGGATAACGAGAAGCTTCTTCTCGTGGCAGTGACCGAGAAGAGAACAAAGAAGGAGATCGATGGTCTCTGCACAGCCGTGGATGAAGTAGCGAAGGGGCTCCGGCTGAGTGGGGGGAGTAAGTCCAAACATGGATAAAGACAAGTGTTGCGAAACCGCTGCACAGCCGCGCGTCGTGGAGCCTCTCGTTTTTGAGCTTCACTGCGAGGGGCACAACTCGTTCTCGCCTCCGCGGCTTGATGTGCCGAGTGCCGCCATTGCAGATTTGATACCTCACCATCTCCTGCGCAATAAGGGTGCCGAACTGCCCGAAGTCAGCGAGCCTGAGGTCGTGAGACATTTCACGAGGCTCTCCTCACTGAACTACCACGTGGACAAGGGCATGTATCCTCTCGGTTCGTGCACGATGAAATACAATCCGAAGGTGAACGAGGAAGTCGCTGCTCTGCCTGGGTTCAAGGACCTCCATCCGCTCTGTCCTCCGGCGGCAGCGCAGGGAGCGCTACGGCTCATGCATCTTCTTGCGGACGCTCTTTGCAGGATAACCGGCATGAGAGAGTTCTGTCTCCACCCTGCCGCAGGAGCGCACGGCGAGCTTACCGGAATGATGATCGCGGCGGCCTATCATCGCGACAAGAAAAACCGGAAGGACACGGTCCTCATACCCGACTCCGCGCACGGCACCAACCCGGCCAGCGTCAATCTCGCCGGATTCAAGGTCGTGGAGGTGAAATCCGGTAAGAATGGCTGCGTAAACGCCGAATCCCTGAAAGCGGTCATGGGTGACAACGTGGCCGCCTTGATGCTCACAAATCCGAACACGCTGGGTCTTTTCGAAGAAGACGTGCTTGAGCTGGCGCAGATTGTTCACTCCGTGGACGGCCTCATGTATCTTGACGGCGCAAA includes:
- a CDS encoding serine/threonine-protein kinase, which produces MAERLIDEHYQVIRQVESGSVAVTFLVLDRLSGQRLVLKSLRPLREEAPAAKASLDRHKQRFIREVQAMIRLNHPSIVPIYDCNVNADNPYYVMEFCGGGSLEKMIENGPMRQQAVLDILWPICSALQYAHNTGIVHRDIKPANILFATNGHPKLADFGMCRIADWHTFTCGEDSMLGTLYYLPPEQAQDPQSVDARGDIFALGRTVRHMLVGSPVGTSMPSSSGGSRGSRRHLKPWDYVIGRMTQLERDRRPESMRAVGRLLVPLSRGRALGDYARTHKRAFFRRTTQNPRALTSIATDDLTRIVADSLLFKFREPLLLDYQWLTSLISRLALDRQAAPLLSFLIQGVAARPSRKQVIRPSMSRWLLDAQRQALSITGPDGAKQVRRLAAFRWRR
- a CDS encoding TIR domain-containing protein; the protein is MIHLIHGSIFDSKCDLLIVPCDSGGGVTHSVYTNLHERGLPTMVGHIPYGKVHFRESRYEFASTIGYAASVNANTITSEAEAISQIAGEIVRYATANQIRIVNIPLLGSGAGGMTPVDSFEALRSILAAEKDIIFNVFCFTREAYRNLSAARKVASEEKPIPHPRVFISYTGTNKNNASWVKLLATALREHGVDARLDAFHLKPGFDLPQWMANEVIMAEKVLLVCDKYYMEKADFRKGGVGWETMVIQGDMLAQGDNKRKYIAIIREDAADEALPIYMKSKYAFDWGKESDIDPERLKELVLCIFDCDTEPELGEVPTYVKQKIHKNGTAEPDRSSVRGKPRR
- a CDS encoding L,D-transpeptidase; translation: MCRQRGLSHSAVARANRIADPNIVQLGKVLILPTRYILPAVRDEGVVVNIPEYRLYLFRGGALRAVYPIAVGLPTWQTPLGSFTVTCKVKNPAWYMPPELAEREHVKREIIPAGPENPLGDFWIGISLKHVGIHSTNSPMTVGRALSHGCMRLYPEHLDVLSTEVTVGESGEILYLPVKVALEGDDVLVEVHPDVYGLVPNLGKAAQERLKALGVWERVDIALLRRAIFEARGIPVAVNVSANTQ
- the gcvT gene encoding glycine cleavage system aminomethyltransferase GcvT; this encodes MVKEIPLVQTHRELGARLVEFAGWLMPIQYAGLVEEHKAVREAVGLFDVSLMGEIWFRGPSGVEAADRLVTNDVSSLEPGASLYSPMCNERGGIVDDVLVYRVGEDVLFVVNASNTDKDFEWIRSHCDKAVRIENLSAETVQLALQGPKTEEVLATVGLGGLASVGHNRLTNVNFQGKDVLVARTGYTGEDGFEFYYKRNGADRIWKALFDAGSPLGLKPIGLGARDTLRLEMGYCLYGNDIDDATTPLEAGLGWTVKLGKAGFIGKEALVGEKASGLKRKLVGMEMLENAIPRKGCPVATDPGAREIGVVTSGTFSPSLHKGLAMGYVPPEKSIVGTELSILVRGKECKARVTKLPFYKCGSRK
- the gcvH gene encoding glycine cleavage system protein GcvH → MVPENLKYTDQHEWVRVEGDTAVVGITDYAQGELGDIVYVELPLVGSSTAVKKAFGVVEAVKTVSDLYAPVSGQVTAVNEGLATDAVVVNKSPYDEGWMIKIKMSNPSDVDSLLSPAEYKKLIGKE
- a CDS encoding glycine dehydrogenase gives rise to the protein MATYVGRSENERQEMLRTVGVRALEDLLSSVPPAIRGKARIALEDGLSEFDMAASMSELASENASSRGAVCFAGAGVYDHFVPAAVRQLLLRSEFYTCYTPYQAEVSQGTLQAIFEFQSLMCRLTGMDVCNASMYDAATALAEAALLAVNATEKRRVLVSAGVHPNYRKVLSTYCAAAKIEVEEIPLDGGTTDVTKLAAALEEVAPRGAALEGGAAPKQGAPPTHGAALKGGVACFIHQQPNFYGVVEDTSRLGEVLSGNPALLVSCVDPLSLSVLEPPGSYGADVVVGEGQALGSAMNFGGPLVGFFASRSEYVRRLPGRIVGMTTDNSGRRGFVLTLQTREQHIRRAKATSNICTNEALVALTATIYLALVGERGLKELASQCLAKSHYAAEKLAGLDGFSLAFEQPFFKEFVLRCPVPAEALVEGVLSKGMLAGVPLSRFSDNEKLLLVAVTEKRTKKEIDGLCTAVDEVAKGLRLSGGSKSKHG
- the gcvPB gene encoding aminomethyl-transferring glycine dehydrogenase subunit GcvPB: MDKDKCCETAAQPRVVEPLVFELHCEGHNSFSPPRLDVPSAAIADLIPHHLLRNKGAELPEVSEPEVVRHFTRLSSLNYHVDKGMYPLGSCTMKYNPKVNEEVAALPGFKDLHPLCPPAAAQGALRLMHLLADALCRITGMREFCLHPAAGAHGELTGMMIAAAYHRDKKNRKDTVLIPDSAHGTNPASVNLAGFKVVEVKSGKNGCVNAESLKAVMGDNVAALMLTNPNTLGLFEEDVLELAQIVHSVDGLMYLDGANMNALMGVAKPADMGFDIMHLNLHKTFSTPHGGGGPGSGPVGVSEKLRAFLPVPRIVGEETSFTLDYDAPKSIGMIHSFYGNFAVMVKAYAYILSLGGKGLEEVSREAILNANYLKALLSPYLDVPYDKPCMHEFVLSGKRQKALGVRTLDIAKRLLDLGFHAPTVYFPLIVEEALMIEPTETETKRELDRFAGAMRTIVEEVEKNPDLVKQAPSTTPVGRLDEGKAARELRLKW